The Aminithiophilus ramosus genome contains a region encoding:
- the rlmB gene encoding 23S rRNA (guanosine(2251)-2'-O)-methyltransferase RlmB gives MSDRPREAQGPLPPEGADFCWGRHPVLTLLEETPQRCLKLYVAKGAAGEAVSRALDLCREASVSFQVVDVSVLKRLSPGVNHQGLLAQVSSVALIPCESYLDRLPSKGPVLILAVDHVQDPQNLGSMIRSAEVAGAEAVLLPMRRSALPTGTVMKVSAGAALRLPLLSVTNLSRTLKLLTQDHGFWSVGLDHRADRTLWQEPLPERCVLVVGSEGTGLSPLVAKGCDDRRRIPMHGGTGSLNVAVAASIGLFEWLRGVDKSSEGL, from the coding sequence ATGTCGGATAGACCACGGGAAGCACAAGGGCCTCTGCCGCCGGAGGGAGCGGATTTCTGCTGGGGGCGTCATCCTGTCCTGACTCTTCTGGAGGAGACGCCCCAGCGCTGCCTCAAACTCTATGTCGCCAAAGGGGCGGCAGGAGAGGCTGTCTCAAGGGCTCTCGATCTTTGCCGCGAGGCCTCCGTTTCCTTCCAGGTCGTCGATGTCTCCGTCCTCAAACGCCTCTCGCCGGGAGTAAACCACCAGGGGCTTCTCGCCCAGGTGAGTTCTGTCGCTCTCATCCCCTGCGAGAGCTACCTGGATCGTCTTCCGTCGAAGGGACCCGTTCTGATTCTGGCCGTCGATCACGTCCAGGACCCGCAGAATCTGGGCAGCATGATTCGCAGCGCGGAAGTGGCCGGGGCGGAGGCCGTTCTGCTGCCGATGAGAAGATCCGCTCTGCCCACAGGGACGGTCATGAAAGTCAGCGCGGGAGCGGCCCTGCGTCTGCCCCTTCTTTCCGTGACAAACCTTTCGAGGACTTTGAAGCTTCTGACCCAGGACCATGGCTTCTGGTCTGTCGGTCTCGACCACAGAGCCGATCGGACTCTTTGGCAGGAACCTCTGCCCGAACGCTGCGTCCTTGTCGTCGGATCGGAGGGGACCGGTCTTTCTCCTCTCGTCGCCAAGGGGTGTGATGATCGGCGACGTATTCCCATGCACGGAGGGACCGGTTCTCTCAACGTTGCCGTTGCCGCCTCGATTGGCCTTTTCGAATGGCTCAGAGGCGTTGACAAATCCTCTGAAGGCCTGTAG
- the acpS gene encoding holo-ACP synthase, producing the protein MTVLPVRGIGVDLCKIERMRRFIGKEAFLARVFSEEERDYALARSDPARHLAGAFAAREALAKAGGWGLAKIGLKSLSVRHVDGRPFLSVGPDLRLLFDEAGVERAHLSLSHDGDYAVAVVLLEGREPAR; encoded by the coding sequence GTGACCGTTCTGCCCGTCAGGGGAATCGGAGTCGATCTCTGTAAAATCGAGCGTATGCGCCGTTTTATCGGGAAAGAGGCCTTCTTGGCGAGAGTTTTCTCCGAAGAGGAGCGTGACTATGCCCTGGCTCGATCCGATCCGGCGCGTCATCTGGCCGGTGCCTTTGCCGCAAGAGAGGCCTTGGCCAAGGCAGGAGGATGGGGGCTTGCCAAAATCGGCCTCAAATCCCTTTCCGTCCGGCATGTCGACGGCAGGCCCTTTCTCTCCGTAGGCCCCGACCTGCGTCTTCTTTTCGATGAGGCGGGCGTCGAAAGGGCCCATCTTTCTCTGAGCCACGATGGAGACTATGCCGTGGCCGTCGTCCTTCTGGAGGGGAGGGAACCGGCGCGATGA
- a CDS encoding NAD(P)H-hydrate dehydratase produces MRGLYSPEELRHADWKAMNAFNIPGALLMENAGRNAAEAIVRRFRVPSALILAGRGNNGGDGFVVARHLALRGLSVEVILASPSEVFRDDGALNLAILRSLQIPCLESPSLDEGYLSSKIAASPLLVDALLGTGASGAPRGEIRRLIALSEGHRQIVSLDLPSGVDGATGEVPDVAVSAALTVTFAASKPGLHILPGAARAGEVVVVDIGLEAMKILPPPHVFLARPDDLVPSLLCPRHEFHKGRRGTVVVVGGSRTYQGAPLLAALGALRAGAGIVLVAIPEDNLVAGASFLPEAVFEPLPSRGETLSAASIDRLLSLQERADALIVGPGLGRSPDTRELVGRLWQAWEKPLLVDGDGLWALAEEGDCLSRRGDALLTPHEGEAGRLLGEQASNVAASRLRSLCRLSGRWGTVLLKGWDSLIGDGEKTHIVSLGSPSLAVPGSGDVLAGMIGAFLAQGQETATAALAGTILHGQAGQAWTASKGVHGLLAREIAETAPSLLKRFSNGAAAT; encoded by the coding sequence ATGAGGGGCCTTTATTCTCCAGAGGAGCTTCGTCATGCCGACTGGAAGGCCATGAACGCCTTCAACATTCCGGGGGCGCTCCTGATGGAGAACGCCGGACGGAACGCGGCGGAGGCGATCGTCCGGCGTTTTCGGGTACCCTCGGCGCTGATCCTTGCCGGCAGGGGCAACAACGGTGGCGACGGCTTCGTCGTCGCCCGTCATCTGGCCCTTCGAGGCCTGTCCGTCGAGGTCATCCTGGCCTCTCCAAGCGAGGTTTTCCGAGACGACGGAGCCCTCAACCTGGCCATTCTTCGCTCTCTTCAGATCCCCTGTCTGGAAAGTCCCTCCCTCGACGAGGGATACCTGTCATCGAAGATCGCCGCATCACCGCTCCTCGTCGATGCCCTCCTCGGAACGGGAGCTTCCGGCGCGCCTCGCGGCGAAATCAGGAGACTCATCGCCCTTTCCGAGGGGCATCGGCAGATCGTCTCACTCGATCTTCCAAGCGGTGTTGACGGGGCGACGGGAGAGGTGCCCGATGTTGCCGTCAGCGCCGCCCTTACGGTCACCTTTGCCGCCTCCAAGCCGGGGCTTCATATCCTCCCCGGTGCCGCCCGGGCGGGGGAGGTCGTCGTCGTCGATATCGGGCTGGAAGCGATGAAGATCCTTCCCCCGCCTCATGTCTTTCTTGCCCGCCCCGACGACCTGGTCCCGTCACTGCTTTGTCCACGTCACGAGTTTCATAAGGGGAGGAGGGGGACCGTCGTCGTTGTCGGCGGCTCCAGAACCTACCAGGGAGCACCGCTTCTGGCCGCCCTCGGCGCTCTGCGGGCGGGAGCCGGAATCGTCCTCGTCGCTATTCCCGAGGATAATCTCGTCGCCGGCGCCTCGTTCTTGCCCGAAGCCGTTTTCGAACCGCTTCCGTCGCGGGGAGAGACTCTTTCGGCGGCATCGATCGACCGGCTCCTTTCTCTGCAGGAAAGGGCAGATGCTCTTATCGTCGGTCCCGGTCTGGGTCGCAGCCCTGACACGAGAGAGCTTGTCGGGCGTCTCTGGCAGGCGTGGGAAAAGCCTCTTCTCGTCGACGGAGACGGCCTCTGGGCTCTCGCTGAGGAGGGAGACTGCCTTTCGAGGCGCGGTGACGCCCTGCTGACGCCTCACGAGGGAGAGGCCGGCCGTCTTCTCGGAGAACAGGCCTCCAATGTGGCCGCCTCTCGACTTCGTTCCCTTTGTCGCCTCTCCGGGCGTTGGGGAACGGTACTTCTCAAAGGATGGGACAGCCTCATCGGCGATGGAGAAAAGACGCACATCGTCTCTCTCGGTTCCCCTTCGCTGGCTGTTCCCGGATCGGGCGACGTCCTGGCCGGGATGATCGGCGCCTTTCTGGCCCAGGGGCAGGAGACGGCGACGGCGGCCTTGGCGGGGACAATCCTGCACGGTCAAGCGGGGCAGGCCTGGACCGCTTCGAAAGGAGTTCACGGCCTTCTCGCCAGAGAAATTGCCGAAACGGCGCCGTCCCTGTTGAAGAGGTTTTCGAATGGCGCCGCGGCGACGTAG
- the tsaE gene encoding tRNA (adenosine(37)-N6)-threonylcarbamoyltransferase complex ATPase subunit type 1 TsaE, whose amino-acid sequence MANRVDRLEILSPSEAETLRLGTVLASAAFPGLTLLLRGPLGSGKTTLIRGIAGALGARHVRSPSFTLINEYDGYIPIVHVDLYRLSDGGGDELGLEEYLLRDVLLLVEWPERWTSPPSEDLWSLSFDFHGDGEKGGGQRRITIEATGARAVEALSFVKSVLNSEGPEGS is encoded by the coding sequence ATGGCAAATCGCGTTGATCGCTTGGAGATCCTCTCCCCTTCCGAGGCGGAAACGCTTCGGCTTGGCACCGTTCTCGCTTCCGCCGCCTTTCCGGGATTGACCCTCCTCCTGAGGGGGCCCTTGGGTTCGGGCAAAACGACCTTGATAAGGGGAATCGCCGGTGCTCTGGGAGCTCGTCATGTTCGAAGCCCTTCCTTCACCCTGATCAACGAATACGATGGATACATCCCGATCGTACATGTCGATCTTTACCGGTTGTCTGACGGAGGAGGCGACGAACTCGGGCTGGAGGAATACCTTCTTCGAGACGTCCTGTTGCTTGTCGAATGGCCTGAACGATGGACTTCTCCTCCCTCGGAGGATCTCTGGTCCCTCTCTTTCGACTTCCATGGCGACGGGGAGAAGGGCGGAGGACAACGACGAATCACGATCGAAGCGACGGGAGCAAGAGCTGTGGAGGCTCTGTCCTTTGTGAAATCGGTCCTGAATTCGGAGGGGCCCGAGGGGAGTTGA
- the tsaB gene encoding tRNA (adenosine(37)-N6)-threonylcarbamoyltransferase complex dimerization subunit type 1 TsaB, with protein MPFVLSIDCCSRWTNVGCSCNGTILGEVHLNIGRNQSSQLPLVVEGLLRSIDKTFHDVDFLAVTTGPGYFTGLRVGVAYAMALAEALNVPVVPVNTLEAMIFDLLHEGPLFLPLLWARRDEVYGAIYRASASSSTPEPLLSPVFIPFNQLLEFSREQKKRVLWVGEDLHRFASSLDGESILSNRASARAGNVALLGERDADRALPVEKIVVDYFRGADMG; from the coding sequence GTGCCATTCGTTCTCTCCATCGACTGCTGCAGCCGATGGACCAATGTCGGTTGTTCCTGTAACGGAACGATTCTGGGTGAGGTTCACCTCAATATCGGACGCAACCAATCCTCTCAGTTGCCCCTTGTCGTTGAAGGTCTCTTGCGGTCCATCGATAAGACCTTTCATGACGTCGATTTTCTCGCCGTCACGACAGGGCCCGGCTATTTTACCGGTCTCCGCGTCGGTGTTGCCTATGCGATGGCTTTGGCCGAGGCGCTCAATGTCCCTGTCGTGCCCGTAAACACTCTGGAGGCCATGATCTTCGACCTCCTTCACGAAGGTCCGCTGTTTCTCCCCCTTCTCTGGGCACGAAGAGACGAGGTGTACGGTGCCATCTACCGGGCATCCGCCTCGTCGTCCACGCCAGAGCCTCTTCTGTCTCCTGTTTTTATTCCTTTCAATCAACTGCTGGAATTTTCTCGAGAACAGAAAAAGAGAGTTCTTTGGGTGGGGGAAGATCTTCATCGCTTTGCCTCTTCGCTTGATGGAGAAAGTATCCTTTCCAACAGAGCGAGCGCTCGGGCAGGCAATGTCGCCCTTCTGGGAGAACGTGACGCTGATCGAGCTCTTCCTGTCGAGAAAATCGTCGTCGATTATTTTCGCGGCGCCGACATGGGTTGA
- a CDS encoding (2Fe-2S)-binding protein has protein sequence MELIKQHPILEFSHAQEVSFSFDGKELKGFEGEPIAAALHANGVRIYRVTPERKEPRGFFCAIGKCSSCFMVVDGVPNVRTCVTPLKAGMKVETQHGRGVVALAEE, from the coding sequence ATGGAACTGATCAAGCAGCATCCGATCCTGGAGTTCAGCCATGCCCAAGAGGTGAGTTTCAGCTTCGACGGCAAGGAGCTGAAGGGATTCGAGGGAGAGCCGATCGCGGCGGCGCTTCATGCCAACGGCGTGCGGATCTACCGTGTGACGCCGGAGCGCAAGGAGCCCCGAGGCTTCTTCTGCGCCATCGGAAAATGTTCGTCCTGCTTCATGGTCGTCGACGGAGTCCCCAACGTGCGGACCTGTGTGACGCCGCTGAAGGCGGGCATGAAAGTGGAAACGCAGCACGGGCGGGGCGTCGTGGCCCTGGCCGAAGAATAG
- a CDS encoding NAD(P)/FAD-dependent oxidoreductase, whose protein sequence is MKTTEVLVIGGGPAGLSAALEAASQGAQVTLVDSDLQLGGQLIKQTHKFFGSEDEHAGTRGYKIGDLLFEELEGLKERIDVRVNTTALGYYKEDGMMSFSTGEEEYFRIKPERIVMATGAMERLIPFPKNDLPGVYGAGAIQTLMNVYGVTPGKRVLMIGAGNIGLIVSYQLMQAGVDVAGVVEFMPRIGGYWVHAAKIRRLGVPILLRHTIVEALGEDVVTGAIIQAVGDKGLEGEPIKIDCDIICMAVGLTPTSELLWQAGCDMKFVPELCGYVPRRDGQMRTSHPHIWVAGDAAGIEEASSAMVEGRLAGLGAARSLGHVKDSVYDERLAAYWQRLTHLRAGEVGEKIRCGLDKCCCACWED, encoded by the coding sequence ATGAAGACGACAGAAGTCCTGGTCATCGGCGGCGGTCCGGCGGGACTCTCGGCGGCCCTCGAGGCGGCCTCCCAGGGAGCGCAGGTCACCCTCGTCGACAGCGACCTCCAGCTCGGAGGTCAGCTCATCAAGCAGACCCATAAATTCTTCGGCTCGGAAGACGAACACGCCGGCACGCGGGGTTACAAGATCGGCGACCTTCTCTTCGAGGAACTGGAAGGGCTGAAAGAGCGCATCGACGTTCGCGTCAACACGACGGCTTTGGGTTACTACAAAGAGGACGGCATGATGAGCTTCAGCACGGGAGAAGAGGAATACTTCCGCATCAAGCCGGAGCGGATCGTCATGGCCACGGGAGCGATGGAGCGGCTCATCCCCTTCCCGAAGAACGACCTGCCGGGCGTCTACGGTGCGGGAGCGATCCAGACGCTGATGAACGTCTACGGCGTCACGCCGGGCAAGCGGGTCCTCATGATCGGTGCGGGGAACATCGGACTCATCGTCAGCTACCAGCTGATGCAGGCCGGAGTGGACGTGGCGGGCGTCGTCGAATTCATGCCTAGAATCGGTGGCTACTGGGTGCACGCGGCGAAGATCCGTCGTCTGGGCGTGCCCATCCTGCTGAGGCACACCATCGTCGAGGCCCTCGGCGAGGACGTCGTGACGGGCGCGATCATCCAGGCCGTGGGCGACAAGGGTCTCGAAGGGGAACCCATCAAAATCGACTGCGACATCATCTGCATGGCCGTCGGTCTGACGCCCACGTCGGAACTGCTCTGGCAGGCCGGGTGCGACATGAAGTTCGTGCCCGAACTGTGCGGCTACGTCCCCCGTCGTGACGGACAGATGCGCACGAGCCACCCGCACATCTGGGTTGCCGGAGACGCGGCGGGAATCGAAGAGGCCTCGTCGGCCATGGTGGAGGGTCGTCTGGCCGGACTGGGAGCGGCCCGCAGCCTGGGACACGTCAAAGACAGCGTCTACGACGAGCGTCTTGCGGCCTACTGGCAGCGACTGACCCACCTTCGTGCGGGAGAAGTGGGCGAAAAGATCCGCTGCGGCCTGGACAAATGCTGCTGTGCCTGCTGGGAGGACTAA
- a CDS encoding NADH-quinone oxidoreductase subunit I, whose protein sequence is MTDNEKLFNSGILTESRPGAEQPPLSLWEGKRNGLVLIECPQRIPCNPCASSCPTGAILPFEDINDTPRIDYEKCIGCAKCVAICPGLACFVVDLTAGGEGRALMKLPYEMLPRPAKGEEVACLNREGAEVSRGTVRAVTEPLKDRTIVVHVDVPRDLVSVIRAIKVVKK, encoded by the coding sequence ATGACCGACAACGAGAAACTCTTCAACAGCGGAATCCTGACGGAAAGCCGTCCGGGAGCGGAGCAGCCGCCCCTGTCCCTCTGGGAGGGGAAAAGAAACGGCCTGGTCCTCATCGAATGCCCCCAGCGCATCCCCTGCAACCCCTGCGCGTCGAGCTGCCCGACGGGAGCGATCCTCCCCTTCGAGGACATCAACGACACGCCGCGGATCGACTACGAGAAATGCATCGGCTGCGCCAAATGCGTGGCCATCTGCCCGGGCCTGGCCTGCTTCGTCGTGGACCTCACGGCAGGAGGCGAGGGCAGGGCTCTGATGAAGCTGCCCTACGAAATGCTTCCCCGCCCGGCCAAGGGGGAGGAAGTGGCCTGCCTGAACCGTGAGGGTGCGGAAGTGTCCCGCGGCACGGTGAGGGCCGTCACGGAGCCACTGAAAGACCGTACGATCGTCGTCCACGTCGACGTGCCCCGTGACCTGGTGAGCGTCATCCGAGCCATCAAGGTGGTGAAGAAGTGA
- a CDS encoding (2Fe-2S)-binding protein, translating into MEKEIVVCRCEEVTMEEIRKWIDRGYDSFDELKRVLRVGMGPCQGRGCRDIILKEIARARNVPVESVPPGTFRPPAKPIKLGILAEGGDK; encoded by the coding sequence ATGGAAAAGGAAATCGTCGTCTGTCGCTGCGAAGAAGTGACGATGGAGGAGATCCGCAAGTGGATCGACAGGGGCTACGACAGCTTTGACGAGCTGAAGCGGGTTCTGCGCGTCGGCATGGGGCCCTGTCAGGGCCGGGGCTGCCGGGACATCATCCTCAAGGAGATCGCTCGGGCCAGGAACGTTCCCGTCGAGTCCGTTCCCCCCGGAACCTTCAGGCCCCCCGCAAAGCCTATCAAATTGGGCATCCTGGCCGAAGGCGGTGACAAGTGA
- a CDS encoding NAD(P)/FAD-dependent oxidoreductase, with translation MTWKTKAEAVVVGGGVQGMATAYHLAKMGMKDVVLLEKGTVCSGSTGRCGAGIRAQWGLEMNCRFGLACVDRFEHLAEELGMDVGLNQGGYLMVAYEESEFDQLKANMALQNRLGITTHVVSYDEAREICPGLSAADAVGFTFHARDGHADPFLTTFAFQEAAKRLGVTIYKNTECTAVRVDSGRVVGVDTTGGAIATPIVVNAAGGYSQFIAKMAGVDIPNYSERHEILITEPVEPGVCPPMLMSFSGNYYIQQRPHGSIIGGCSPEGHPADYELGNSWDFVEQMSRTITKLLPRTKGVRVVRQWSGLYNMTPDRAPIMGEADTVKGFFLTCGYSGHGFMFGPVSGDLMAQLILTGKTAIDIEPLHYRRFAEGKLLIEPAVV, from the coding sequence ATGACGTGGAAGACGAAGGCGGAAGCGGTTGTCGTCGGCGGTGGCGTTCAGGGGATGGCCACGGCCTACCACCTGGCCAAGATGGGAATGAAGGATGTTGTCCTGCTCGAGAAGGGGACGGTCTGTTCCGGTTCGACGGGACGTTGCGGCGCCGGTATCCGGGCCCAGTGGGGCCTTGAGATGAACTGCCGTTTCGGACTGGCCTGTGTCGACCGGTTCGAACACCTCGCCGAAGAGCTGGGCATGGACGTGGGCCTCAACCAGGGCGGCTATCTGATGGTCGCCTACGAGGAGAGCGAGTTCGATCAGCTCAAGGCCAATATGGCCCTCCAGAACAGGCTGGGAATCACGACGCACGTCGTTTCCTACGACGAGGCCAGGGAGATCTGTCCCGGCCTTTCCGCAGCCGACGCCGTGGGCTTCACCTTCCACGCTCGTGATGGTCATGCCGATCCCTTCCTGACGACTTTCGCCTTTCAGGAGGCGGCCAAACGTCTCGGCGTGACGATCTACAAGAACACGGAGTGCACGGCTGTCCGCGTCGACTCGGGCCGTGTTGTCGGCGTCGATACGACCGGGGGGGCCATCGCCACGCCCATCGTCGTCAACGCCGCAGGTGGCTACTCCCAGTTCATTGCCAAAATGGCCGGCGTCGATATTCCCAACTACTCGGAGCGGCACGAGATCCTCATCACCGAGCCCGTCGAGCCCGGCGTCTGCCCGCCCATGCTCATGAGTTTCTCCGGCAACTACTACATCCAGCAGCGGCCTCATGGCTCCATAATCGGCGGTTGCAGCCCCGAAGGGCATCCCGCCGATTACGAGCTGGGCAACAGCTGGGACTTCGTCGAGCAGATGTCGCGGACCATCACCAAGCTTCTTCCCCGGACCAAGGGAGTCCGCGTCGTCCGCCAGTGGTCGGGACTCTATAACATGACGCCCGACCGGGCTCCGATCATGGGTGAAGCCGATACGGTCAAGGGATTCTTCCTGACCTGTGGCTATTCGGGACATGGCTTCATGTTCGGACCTGTCTCCGGTGATCTGATGGCCCAGCTCATCCTGACGGGCAAAACTGCCATCGACATCGAGCCCCTGCACTACAGAAGATTCGCCGAAGGCAAGCTGCTCATCGAGCCGGCCGTGGTCTAG
- a CDS encoding 4Fe-4S dicluster domain-containing protein codes for MAKKFQVTIHEPWCKGCGLCIALCPKKVLELNDRVKCEAVRVEDCIGCRQCDNICPDLAVTVKEREENA; via the coding sequence TTGGCAAAAAAGTTTCAGGTTACAATCCATGAGCCCTGGTGCAAGGGTTGCGGACTCTGTATCGCGCTCTGCCCCAAAAAGGTGCTTGAACTGAACGATCGGGTGAAGTGCGAGGCCGTTCGTGTGGAGGATTGCATCGGCTGTCGGCAGTGTGACAATATCTGCCCTGACCTGGCGGTGACTGTGAAGGAGCGTGAAGAGAATGCCTAA
- a CDS encoding 2-oxoacid:acceptor oxidoreductase subunit alpha produces MPKVAFWQGNAAIAMGALAAGCRFFGGYPITPSSEIAEVMAEELPKIGGKFIQMEDEIGGIASAIGASISGVKAMTATSGPGFSLKQENLGLAYIAEIPLVVVDIMRGGPSTGLPTKVSQQDVMQARWGTHGDHGTIAYVPSSVKEMYELTIKAFNMAERFRQPVLILGDEIIGHMREKVTLDDESSVQIVNRKAPNVAPEDFVPYKADPEDDVPPMADFGGEYRWHVTGLTHNDWGFPTNDAAPIEKKMLRLMRKIDRFRDDIVKFDTYEAEDAEILIVSYGSVSRSALRAVREMRAQGIKVGHFRPITVWPFPDKELEAYASKAKHIVVPELNCGQMVLEVERAVHGKCPVHFKGLVNGELFKPAEIIAAVKEVA; encoded by the coding sequence ATGCCTAAGGTCGCTTTCTGGCAGGGTAATGCCGCCATTGCCATGGGGGCCCTTGCCGCAGGCTGTCGGTTCTTCGGCGGCTATCCCATCACCCCCTCGTCTGAAATTGCCGAGGTCATGGCCGAAGAGCTGCCCAAGATCGGCGGCAAGTTCATCCAGATGGAGGACGAGATCGGCGGCATCGCCTCGGCCATAGGGGCTTCCATCTCCGGAGTCAAGGCCATGACGGCCACTTCGGGCCCCGGCTTCTCCCTCAAGCAGGAGAACCTCGGCTTGGCCTATATCGCCGAGATCCCTCTCGTCGTCGTCGACATCATGCGCGGCGGCCCTTCGACGGGGCTTCCCACGAAAGTCTCTCAGCAGGATGTCATGCAGGCCCGCTGGGGAACTCACGGTGACCATGGCACCATCGCCTACGTTCCCTCTTCCGTCAAGGAGATGTATGAGCTCACCATCAAAGCCTTCAATATGGCCGAGCGGTTCCGTCAACCCGTCCTCATTCTCGGCGACGAGATCATCGGCCACATGAGGGAGAAGGTTACGCTCGACGATGAAAGCAGCGTCCAGATCGTCAACCGCAAGGCTCCTAACGTCGCTCCGGAAGATTTTGTTCCCTACAAGGCCGACCCGGAAGACGATGTCCCCCCCATGGCCGATTTCGGCGGAGAGTACCGCTGGCATGTGACGGGCCTGACCCACAACGACTGGGGTTTCCCCACGAATGACGCCGCTCCCATCGAGAAAAAAATGCTCCGTCTCATGCGGAAGATCGACCGTTTCCGCGACGATATCGTCAAATTCGATACCTACGAGGCCGAAGACGCTGAGATTCTCATCGTTTCCTATGGCTCCGTCTCCCGCTCGGCCCTTCGCGCCGTCAGGGAGATGCGTGCCCAGGGCATCAAGGTCGGCCACTTCCGTCCCATCACCGTTTGGCCCTTCCCCGACAAGGAGCTTGAGGCCTATGCCTCGAAGGCGAAGCACATCGTCGTTCCCGAGCTCAACTGCGGACAGATGGTCCTGGAAGTCGAGAGAGCTGTTCACGGAAAATGTCCTGTCCACTTCAAGGGACTCGTAAACGGCGAGCTTTTCAAGCCCGCCGAGATCATTGCCGCCGTCAAGGAGGTGGCCTGA
- a CDS encoding 2-oxoacid:ferredoxin oxidoreductase subunit beta: protein MPRPEVLSWIRQQFFPHVWCPGCGHGIIMHALLRALVAEGKDPTKTALCSGIGCSSRLPGYINTCTVHTTHGRSLAFATGIKHAKPELTVLDVMGDGDCSAIGGNHFIHACRRNIDITAIVMNNNIYGMTGGQASPTTPVGSYATTTPYGAIDPTFDICKLAEGAGASFVARSTIANPVQCEQLIRKGIQNKGFSVIEIVSSCHTQYGRKNKRRRPIDNINFFKENAVPLAKAKTMTEEELAGKIVTGEFVSRQSPEYTEQYQKLIDRVRG from the coding sequence ATGCCTCGTCCTGAAGTCCTGAGCTGGATCCGTCAGCAGTTTTTCCCCCACGTCTGGTGCCCTGGCTGTGGACATGGCATCATTATGCACGCCCTTCTACGCGCTCTTGTGGCTGAAGGCAAGGATCCCACCAAGACCGCTCTCTGCTCGGGAATCGGCTGTTCCAGCCGTCTTCCGGGCTACATCAACACCTGCACCGTCCACACGACTCACGGCCGCTCTCTCGCCTTCGCCACGGGCATCAAGCATGCCAAGCCGGAGCTGACCGTTCTCGATGTCATGGGCGACGGCGACTGCTCTGCCATCGGAGGCAATCACTTCATCCACGCCTGCCGCCGCAACATCGACATCACGGCCATCGTCATGAACAACAACATCTACGGAATGACGGGCGGTCAGGCCTCTCCCACGACGCCTGTGGGTTCTTATGCCACGACGACGCCCTACGGCGCCATCGATCCCACTTTCGACATCTGCAAGCTCGCTGAAGGCGCCGGCGCCTCTTTCGTGGCTCGGAGCACCATTGCCAACCCCGTCCAGTGCGAGCAGCTGATCCGCAAGGGCATTCAGAACAAGGGCTTCTCCGTCATTGAAATCGTCTCCAGCTGCCACACCCAGTACGGACGCAAGAACAAGCGCCGTCGTCCCATCGACAACATCAATTTCTTCAAAGAGAACGCCGTTCCCCTGGCCAAAGCCAAGACGATGACGGAGGAAGAGCTGGCCGGCAAGATCGTCACCGGAGAGTTTGTCAGCCGCCAGTCCCCTGAGTACACCGAGCAGTACCAGAAGCTGATCGACAGGGTAAGGGGGTAG
- a CDS encoding 2-oxoacid:acceptor oxidoreductase family protein, whose product MSERYEIRFAGSGGQGVILASVIVGEAAALFDEGWDSVQSQSYGPEARGGSCKADVVLSRGEIDYPKAVAPSLQVILTQKACDEYIGGTQPGGTVILDDFFVTDVPKVDAEVHLLPIVRTAREKLGRELVTNMVALGAAARVMEKKISLKPEAVKEAILSRVPKGTEELNSKAFDEGYSMVG is encoded by the coding sequence ATGAGCGAGCGCTACGAGATCCGTTTTGCCGGTTCCGGTGGCCAGGGCGTCATCCTCGCCTCCGTCATTGTTGGCGAGGCCGCTGCCCTTTTCGATGAGGGCTGGGATTCCGTTCAGAGTCAGTCCTACGGTCCTGAGGCCCGTGGGGGTTCCTGCAAGGCCGACGTCGTCCTCTCAAGGGGCGAAATCGACTATCCCAAGGCCGTTGCGCCGAGCCTCCAGGTCATCCTCACCCAGAAGGCCTGTGACGAGTACATCGGCGGAACCCAGCCGGGGGGCACTGTCATTCTGGACGACTTCTTCGTCACTGATGTGCCCAAAGTCGACGCCGAAGTTCACCTTCTCCCCATCGTCCGCACCGCCAGAGAAAAATTGGGCCGGGAACTTGTGACGAACATGGTTGCCCTCGGTGCGGCGGCCCGCGTCATGGAAAAAAAGATCAGCCTCAAGCCTGAAGCTGTCAAGGAGGCCATCCTCTCGCGCGTTCCCAAAGGCACGGAGGAGCTCAACTCGAAGGCCTTCGACGAAGGCTATTCGATGGTCGGCTGA